One genomic segment of Luteimonas galliterrae includes these proteins:
- the pssA gene encoding CDP-diacylglycerol--serine O-phosphatidyltransferase — protein MTETLPPRPRSRSIYLLPNLFTTGGLFAGFFAIIAASQGRYEAACVAIFVAAILDGIDGRVARLTNTQSEFGVQYDSLADLVSFGMAPALVMYHWALVELKLDGLTAGRIGWLAAFLYAACAALRLARFNSQVAQVDKRWFIGLASPAAAGLMASFVWTCHDLGLTGEELRYAAVAVSVVAGLLMVSRLRYNSFKGSGSGPKAERVPFFALLIAVAVLIALWIDPPKTLLVAASLYALSGPVFWFKRRRIVTMETPQ, from the coding sequence ATGACCGAAACCCTACCGCCCCGCCCACGGTCGCGCAGCATCTACCTGCTGCCGAACCTGTTCACCACCGGCGGCCTGTTCGCCGGCTTCTTCGCGATCATCGCCGCCTCGCAGGGGCGTTACGAGGCGGCCTGCGTGGCGATCTTCGTGGCCGCGATCCTGGACGGCATCGACGGCCGCGTGGCGCGCCTGACCAATACCCAGAGCGAGTTCGGCGTGCAATACGACTCGCTGGCCGACCTGGTCAGCTTCGGCATGGCGCCGGCACTGGTGATGTACCACTGGGCCCTGGTCGAATTGAAGCTGGATGGCCTGACCGCCGGCCGGATCGGCTGGCTGGCCGCCTTCCTGTACGCCGCCTGCGCCGCCCTGCGTCTGGCGCGCTTCAACAGCCAGGTGGCGCAAGTCGACAAGCGCTGGTTCATCGGCTTGGCCAGCCCGGCCGCGGCGGGCCTGATGGCCAGCTTCGTCTGGACCTGCCACGACCTGGGCCTGACCGGCGAAGAACTGCGCTATGCCGCGGTCGCCGTGTCGGTGGTCGCCGGGCTGCTGATGGTCAGCCGCCTGCGCTACAACAGCTTCAAGGGCAGCGGCAGCGGGCCCAAGGCCGAGCGCGTGCCGTTCTTCGCGTTGCTGATCGCGGTGGCGGTGCTGATCGCGTTGTGGATCGATCCGCCCAAAACGCTGTTGGTCGCCGCCAGCCTGTATGCGCTGTCCGGACCGGTGTTCTGGTTCAAGCGCCGCCGGATCGTCACGATGGAAACGCCGCAATGA
- a CDS encoding DUF4124 domain-containing protein: MQRLALGMMLALAAGAVSAQSGAAYQWKDANGVTHYSSTPPPSGTYQTRAVNDHGASIAATAAAAAPAEDPQCATARANLKLLQGKGGVQIDSDGDGKPDRPLTEAERGDQAALAEATLKANCGTAASAKP; this comes from the coding sequence ATGCAACGTCTGGCCCTAGGAATGATGCTGGCCCTGGCCGCCGGCGCCGTATCGGCGCAATCGGGCGCGGCCTACCAGTGGAAGGACGCCAATGGCGTCACCCACTACTCCAGCACTCCGCCGCCGAGCGGCACCTACCAGACAAGGGCGGTCAACGACCACGGCGCCAGCATCGCCGCGACTGCGGCCGCCGCCGCACCCGCCGAAGACCCGCAATGCGCCACGGCGCGAGCCAACCTGAAGCTGTTGCAGGGCAAGGGCGGCGTGCAGATCGACAGCGACGGTGACGGCAAGCCGGACCGGCCGCTGACCGAAGCCGAGCGCGGCGACCAGGCCGCCCTCGCCGAGGCCACGCTGAAAGCGAATTGCGGCACGGCGGCGTCCGCCAAGCCCTGA
- a CDS encoding DUF4124 domain-containing protein, producing the protein MRLTWALAVGLAFGIGLAWWLSRDTPEEAARKQARAERAAAANAEDARPVLYRWVDADGVVQLTDKPPKGRKYKKIDMNPQPGMQVDGSRQ; encoded by the coding sequence ATGCGCCTGACCTGGGCTCTCGCCGTCGGGCTGGCATTCGGCATCGGCCTGGCCTGGTGGCTTTCGCGAGACACGCCCGAAGAGGCCGCGCGCAAGCAGGCCCGCGCCGAGCGCGCGGCCGCGGCCAACGCCGAAGACGCCAGGCCGGTGTTGTACCGATGGGTCGACGCCGATGGCGTGGTGCAGCTGACCGACAAGCCGCCCAAGGGCCGCAAATACAAGAAAATCGATATGAATCCGCAGCCTGGCATGCAGGTCGACGGCAGCCGTCAATAG
- a CDS encoding proline--tRNA ligase yields MRLSRFHLHTTKETPADAEIASHRLMLRAGMLRKHAAGLYTWSPLGLRVLRKVERVVREEMDRAGAIEVSMPTIQPRELWEETGRWEKFGGQLLKIKDRKDAEYCYAPTAEEVITDFARGELSSYKQLPVNFYQVQTKFRDEIRPRFGVMRAREFLMKDAYSFHLTDEDLAREYQNMHAAYSRIFARLGLKFRAVQADSGAIGGDASQEFHVLADSGEDSIAFSTGSDYAANIEAAQAAAPGARPAAGEAMRKVDTPTQKTCEDVAALLGIALARTVKSVAVMTDDGFVLALVRGDHAVNEIKLRKAPGLGDYRLATEAEILEYLGSEPGFLGPIGAKQAIRVIADREVAAMADFVVGANEAGYHLAGVNWGRDLPEPEIVADIRNVVEGDRAIDGGELRLARGIEVGHVFQLGRKYAEAMNATVLDENGKAATMSMGCYGIGVSRIVAAAIEQNHDEAGILWPEPMAPWRVAVCVINPKNDANVSAAAEALYDELNAAGIETALDDRGLRPGAMFADIELIGIPHRVVVSERGLAAGTFEYRARSAGESENLDRTALFAKLTR; encoded by the coding sequence ATGCGCCTGTCGCGATTCCACCTGCACACCACCAAGGAAACCCCCGCCGACGCGGAGATCGCCAGCCACCGGCTGATGCTGCGCGCCGGCATGCTGCGCAAGCACGCCGCCGGCCTGTACACCTGGTCGCCGCTGGGCCTGCGCGTGCTGCGCAAGGTCGAGCGCGTCGTGCGCGAGGAAATGGATCGCGCCGGCGCGATCGAAGTGTCGATGCCGACCATCCAGCCGCGCGAGCTGTGGGAAGAGACCGGTCGCTGGGAAAAGTTCGGCGGCCAGCTGCTCAAGATCAAGGACCGCAAGGACGCCGAATATTGCTACGCGCCCACCGCGGAAGAAGTGATCACCGATTTCGCCCGCGGCGAACTGTCCAGCTACAAGCAGCTGCCGGTCAACTTCTACCAGGTGCAGACCAAGTTCCGCGACGAGATCCGCCCGCGCTTCGGCGTGATGCGCGCGCGCGAATTCCTGATGAAGGACGCGTACTCGTTCCACCTGACCGACGAGGACCTGGCGCGCGAGTACCAGAACATGCACGCGGCCTATAGCCGCATCTTCGCGCGATTGGGCCTGAAGTTCCGCGCGGTGCAGGCGGATTCCGGCGCGATCGGCGGCGACGCTTCGCAGGAATTCCACGTGTTGGCGGATTCGGGCGAGGACTCGATCGCGTTCTCCACCGGTTCGGACTACGCCGCCAACATCGAAGCCGCGCAGGCCGCCGCGCCCGGCGCGCGTCCTGCGGCGGGCGAAGCGATGCGCAAGGTCGACACGCCCACGCAGAAGACCTGCGAGGACGTTGCCGCATTGCTAGGCATCGCACTGGCGCGCACCGTGAAGTCCGTGGCGGTGATGACGGACGACGGTTTCGTGCTCGCGCTGGTGCGCGGCGACCATGCGGTCAACGAGATCAAGCTGCGCAAAGCGCCGGGCCTGGGCGATTATCGCCTGGCGACCGAAGCCGAAATCCTCGAGTACCTGGGCAGCGAGCCCGGTTTCCTCGGCCCGATCGGCGCGAAGCAGGCGATCCGCGTGATCGCCGACCGCGAAGTCGCGGCCATGGCCGATTTCGTGGTCGGCGCCAACGAGGCCGGCTACCACCTCGCCGGCGTCAACTGGGGCCGCGACCTGCCCGAGCCGGAAATCGTGGCCGACATCCGCAACGTGGTCGAAGGCGACCGCGCCATCGACGGCGGCGAGCTGCGCCTGGCGCGCGGCATCGAGGTGGGCCATGTATTCCAGCTCGGCCGCAAGTACGCCGAAGCGATGAACGCGACCGTGCTGGACGAAAACGGCAAGGCGGCGACGATGTCGATGGGTTGCTACGGCATCGGCGTGAGCCGGATCGTGGCCGCGGCCATCGAACAGAACCACGACGAGGCCGGCATCCTCTGGCCCGAGCCGATGGCGCCGTGGCGCGTGGCGGTGTGCGTGATCAATCCGAAGAACGATGCGAACGTGTCCGCCGCTGCCGAAGCCCTGTACGACGAGTTGAACGCGGCCGGCATAGAAACGGCGCTGGACGACCGCGGCCTGCGCCCCGGCGCGATGTTCGCCGACATCGAACTGATCGGCATTCCGCATCGCGTGGTGGTGTCCGAGCGCGGGCTTGCGGCGGGCACGTTCGAATACCGCGCACGCAGCGCCGGCGAATCCGAAAACCTGGATCGCACGGCATTGTTCGCCAAGTTGACCCGCTGA
- a CDS encoding threonine/serine ThrE exporter family protein yields MSIFSPASERYAARVEFVVDLAARLHSYGTTAQRLEAAVVAVAQKLKLDCQPWSNPTGMILSFSDPSRPPGDTDTTRVVRLAPGQTDLYKLCEADRIAEEVMDGRLDLAGGQAALQRLDRQPSVRWRAMQIFAFGLAAAAVAGLLRLPWLDIATAGLTGLCIGALEQWSESRPRLKEASDAIAAMLASAIAILVAAYVGALNLNTVIIAALIVLLPGLALTNAVNELASQHLVSGTARFAGALMIVLKLAIGTMIALTVAQLLGIEPAVRSLRSQPVWVEGGALVLAAFAFAVLFRAHRRDYPIVMLAAATGYLVSRFAGDAWGSPVGIFLAALTLTAAGNAYARWGQRPGALIRVPGIIMLVPGSTSLRGLLSLIQQQSLDVGHAALMTVLNILLALIAGLLIGNLLVPARRNL; encoded by the coding sequence GTGTCGATCTTTTCTCCCGCCAGCGAACGTTACGCCGCACGCGTCGAATTCGTCGTCGACCTGGCCGCCCGGCTGCACAGCTACGGCACCACGGCGCAACGGCTGGAAGCCGCGGTGGTGGCGGTCGCGCAGAAGCTGAAACTGGATTGCCAGCCGTGGTCCAATCCGACCGGCATGATCCTGTCGTTCAGCGATCCCTCGCGGCCGCCGGGCGACACCGACACCACCCGCGTGGTCAGGCTGGCGCCGGGCCAGACCGATCTCTACAAGCTGTGCGAGGCCGATCGCATCGCCGAGGAGGTGATGGACGGCCGCCTGGACCTGGCCGGCGGCCAAGCCGCGTTGCAGCGGCTGGACCGCCAGCCGAGCGTGCGCTGGCGGGCGATGCAGATATTCGCGTTCGGCCTGGCGGCTGCGGCCGTCGCGGGCTTGCTGCGCCTGCCCTGGCTGGATATCGCTACGGCCGGCCTGACCGGCTTGTGCATCGGCGCGCTGGAGCAATGGTCGGAATCGCGACCGCGGCTGAAGGAAGCCAGCGATGCGATCGCGGCGATGCTGGCCAGCGCCATCGCGATCCTGGTCGCGGCCTATGTCGGCGCATTGAATCTGAACACGGTGATCATCGCGGCGCTTATCGTGCTGCTGCCGGGCTTGGCGCTGACCAATGCGGTCAACGAGTTGGCCAGCCAGCACTTGGTCTCCGGCACTGCACGTTTTGCCGGCGCGCTGATGATCGTCCTCAAATTGGCCATCGGCACGATGATCGCGTTGACCGTGGCGCAATTGCTCGGCATCGAGCCGGCGGTGCGCAGCCTGCGGTCGCAGCCGGTGTGGGTGGAAGGCGGGGCGCTGGTGCTGGCGGCGTTCGCGTTCGCGGTGCTGTTCCGCGCGCATCGCCGCGACTATCCGATCGTGATGTTGGCTGCGGCCACCGGCTATCTGGTATCGCGCTTCGCCGGCGACGCCTGGGGCAGTCCGGTCGGCATCTTCTTGGCTGCGCTGACGCTCACGGCCGCCGGCAATGCGTATGCGCGCTGGGGGCAGCGGCCTGGTGCGCTGATCCGGGTGCCCGGCATCATCATGCTGGTGCCGGGCAGTACGAGCCTGCGCGGGTTGTTGAGCCTGATACAGCAGCAGAGCCTGGATGTCGGCCATGCGGCATTGATGACGGTGCTGAACATTCTGCTCGCGCTGATCGCGGGCTTGCTGATCGGCAACCTGTTGGTGCCCGCCCGTCGCAATCTCTGA
- a CDS encoding ABC transporter permease translates to MPASNANAEPQITVDDGDDGRLRLRGRWTLRFAGHIAEALRGAPEGARSIDASAIDRLDSAGVLLLLRFLRRRGLDYDAIVFREDHRALVAAIEDVADDRPRKKRDYGFEAALARLGMAVQDNWNEIIALVSFMGENLAKMVRMFKEPRRFRPTATVFHMEQVGLDAVPLVVLLSFLVGAVIAFLGSNILADFGATIFVVELVSIAFLREFGVLLTAIILAGRTASAFTAQIGAMVSREEVDAIRTLGLDPIDLLVLPRVIALLIMLPLLTFIAMVSGLAGGLTVGAFSLDIPPQAYLARMQDTFQMRHMWVGLSKAPIFALLIALIGCLEGLQVQGTAQSVGERTTSSVVQTISLVIVLDAIAAIWYMQMGW, encoded by the coding sequence ATGCCCGCCTCCAACGCCAACGCCGAACCGCAGATCACCGTCGACGACGGCGACGACGGCCGTCTGCGCCTGCGCGGCCGCTGGACGCTGCGCTTCGCCGGCCATATCGCCGAGGCGCTGCGCGGCGCGCCCGAAGGCGCGCGATCGATCGACGCCAGCGCCATCGACCGCCTCGACTCGGCCGGCGTGCTGCTGCTGTTGCGCTTCCTGCGCCGGCGCGGCCTGGACTACGACGCGATCGTATTCCGCGAGGATCACCGAGCCCTGGTCGCCGCGATCGAAGACGTCGCCGACGACCGCCCGCGCAAGAAGCGCGACTACGGCTTCGAAGCCGCCCTCGCCCGCCTGGGCATGGCGGTGCAGGACAACTGGAACGAAATCATCGCGCTGGTCAGCTTCATGGGCGAGAACCTGGCCAAAATGGTGCGGATGTTCAAGGAGCCGCGCCGCTTCCGCCCGACCGCGACCGTCTTCCACATGGAACAGGTGGGCCTGGATGCGGTGCCGCTGGTGGTGCTGCTCTCTTTCCTGGTCGGCGCGGTGATCGCTTTCCTGGGTTCGAACATCCTGGCCGACTTCGGCGCGACCATTTTCGTGGTCGAGCTGGTCAGCATCGCCTTCCTGCGAGAATTCGGCGTGCTGCTGACTGCGATCATCCTCGCCGGCCGCACCGCCAGCGCGTTCACCGCGCAGATCGGCGCCATGGTCAGCCGCGAAGAGGTGGACGCGATCCGCACCCTGGGCCTGGATCCGATCGACCTGCTGGTGCTGCCGCGCGTGATCGCGCTGCTGATCATGCTGCCGCTGCTGACCTTCATCGCCATGGTGTCCGGTTTGGCCGGAGGCCTGACCGTCGGCGCTTTCAGCCTGGACATCCCGCCGCAGGCGTATTTGGCGCGCATGCAGGATACGTTCCAGATGCGGCACATGTGGGTAGGCTTGTCGAAGGCGCCGATCTTCGCCCTGCTGATCGCTTTGATCGGCTGCCTGGAAGGCCTGCAAGTGCAAGGCACGGCGCAGTCGGTCGGCGAACGCACCACGTCCAGCGTGGTGCAGACGATCTCGCTGGTGATCGTGCTCGATGCGATCGCCGCGATCTGGTACATGCAGATGGGTTGGTGA
- a CDS encoding ABC transporter ATP-binding protein — MARHDDNEEPIVSVRGLVNRFGEQVVHDGLDLDVRRGEILGVVGGSGTGKSVLMRSILALRRPDEGKIEVLGVDARSDDPADRRHIERNTGVLFQDGALFSSLTVGENVQVPLKEYYPHMADSLRYELSLLKVKLSGLPADALDKLPSQLSGGMRKRAGLARALALDPPLLFLDEPTAGLDPIGAAAFDQLIKTLQQALGLTVFLITHDLDTLYAICDRIAVLADRKVIAVAPMAEVEKLEHPWAHEYFHGPRARAAQDAREREARNNGQRTQTQAM, encoded by the coding sequence ATGGCACGACACGACGACAACGAAGAACCGATCGTCTCCGTGCGCGGCCTGGTCAACCGCTTCGGCGAACAGGTCGTCCACGACGGGCTGGACCTGGACGTGCGCCGCGGCGAGATCCTCGGCGTGGTCGGCGGTTCGGGCACCGGCAAGTCGGTGCTGATGCGCTCGATCCTGGCGCTGCGCCGGCCGGACGAAGGGAAGATCGAAGTGCTGGGCGTGGATGCGCGTTCGGACGATCCCGCCGATCGCCGCCACATCGAACGCAATACCGGGGTGCTGTTCCAGGATGGCGCATTGTTCTCGTCGCTGACCGTCGGCGAGAACGTGCAGGTGCCGCTGAAGGAATACTACCCGCACATGGCCGACTCGCTGCGCTACGAGCTGTCGCTGTTGAAGGTGAAATTGTCGGGATTGCCGGCCGATGCGCTGGACAAGCTGCCCTCGCAGCTCTCCGGCGGCATGCGCAAGCGCGCCGGCCTGGCGCGCGCGTTGGCGCTGGACCCGCCGCTGCTGTTCCTTGACGAGCCCACCGCCGGCCTGGACCCGATCGGCGCGGCCGCCTTCGACCAGCTGATCAAGACCCTGCAGCAGGCGCTGGGGCTGACCGTGTTCCTGATCACACACGATCTCGACACGCTATACGCTATCTGCGACCGGATCGCGGTATTGGCCGACCGCAAGGTGATCGCCGTGGCGCCGATGGCGGAAGTGGAAAAGCTAGAACATCCGTGGGCGCACGAATATTTCCACGGCCCGCGCGCGCGCGCGGCCCAGGACGCCCGCGAACGCGAAGCCCGCAACAACGGGCAGCGCACCCAGACACAGGCGATGTGA